A genomic segment from Odocoileus virginianus isolate 20LAN1187 ecotype Illinois unplaced genomic scaffold, Ovbor_1.2 Unplaced_Contig_19, whole genome shotgun sequence encodes:
- the LOC139034026 gene encoding basic proline-rich protein-like translates to MAVLGAKAEYESLVTLWLMETPGDPQGSSAETRPEFLQQTSAPRRQAAPPGTSVERTDAPPPARPVPGGVMVRCLCCCAPGPPPPVSDAVRPGGGQKGAWQPQKPWTALARLPSGTAGETLGPARLVTSRVTEPPHPGLSLGQPEAWGWWEPHQGCDPAWQPLTCAPATPRARAQLSENPQQAGKASPLFRGVPVPLLCQERVHSDWRSSDTCNGPDSLATETGIHASEPCFSREKSFNDAAKPRAHTVRARRRAFGIPVPAARFSELQPGAPKPPFSPGSLPTPAGCCWVPQSPPSPPGASPHPQAAAGCPEAPLLPREPPHTRRLQPGAPKPPFSTRSLPTPAGCCWAPRSSPSPLGASPHPQAAAGCPRAPLLPREPPHTRRLQPGAPKPPFSPGSLPTPAGCSRVPRSPPSPPGASPHPQAAAGHPEAPLLPREPPHTRRLQLGAPELPFSPGSLPTPAGCSRVPRSSPSPPGASPHPQAAAGCPEAPLLPREPPHTRRLQPGAPKLPFSTRSLPTLTGCSRVPRSSPSPPGASPHPQAAAGCPRAPLLPREPPHTRRLLPGAPKLPFSPGSLPTPAGCSRVPRSSPSPPGASPHPQAAAGHPEAPLLPREPPHTRRLQPGAPEPPFSPGSLPTPAGCCRAPRSSPSPPGASPHPQAAAGCPEAPLLPREPPHTRRLLLGAPELPFSTRSLPAPSLLEQALNKWYCSPARPLSSSGVTVLPGSGLCLLLSWAPACSQGQPGAPLPRPLRVLAL, encoded by the exons ATGGCAgtgttgggagcaaaagcagAGTATG AGTCCCTCGTGACGCTATGGTTGATGGAGACACCCGGTGATCCTCAGGGCAGCTCTGCCGAAACTCGTCCTGAGTTCCTGCAGCAAACGTCAGCCCCGAGGAGGCAAGCTGCCCCTCCGGGAACCTCGGTGGAGAG GACTGACGCCCCCCCGCCGGCCCGCCCTGTCCCAGGAGGTGTGATGGTGAGGTGCCTCTGCTGCTGTGCCCCCGGGCCCCCGCCGCCCGTGAGTGACGCCGTCCGCCCCGGCGGCGGgcagaaaggagcctggcagccccAGAAGCCCTGGACGGCCCTTGCGCGCCTGCCCTCCGGCACGGCCGGGGAA ACCCTGGGCCCCGCCCGCCTGGTCACGTCCCGTGTGACTGAGCCGCCCCACCCGGGCCTCTCGCTGGGACAGCCTGAAGCGTGGGGCTGGTGGGAGCCTCACCAGGGATGCGATCCTGCCTGGCAGCCGCTGACCTGCGCTCCTGCAACCCCGAGGGCAAGGGCCCAGCTTTCCGAGAACCCGCAGCAGGCAGGAAAAGCCAGCCCTCTCTTCCGCGGAGTGCCCGTGCCCCTCCTGTGCCAGGAGCG AGTGCATTCAGACTGGCGTTCCAGTGACACCTGCAACGGGCCTGATTCGCTGGCCACTGAGACAGGAATTCATGCGTCAGAACCTTGTTTCAGTCGAGAGAAGAGTTTTAACGACGCGGCAAAGCCAAGAGCGCACACAGTGAGGGCCCGGAGGCGTGCGTTTGGCATCCCTGTCCCTGCGGCACGGTTCTCAGA GCTGCAGCCGGGTGCCCCGAAGCCCCCCTTCTCCCCCGGGAGCCTCCCCACACCCGCAGGCTGCTGCTGGGTGCCCCAGAGCCCCCCTTCTCCCCCGGGAGCCTCCCCACACCCGCAGGCTGCAGCCGGGTGCCCCGAAGCTCCCCTTCTCCCCCGGGAGCCTCCCCACACCCGCAGGCTGCAGCCGGGTGCCCCGAAGCCCCCCTTCTCCACCAGGAGCCTCCCCACACCCGCAGGCTGCTGCTGGGCACCCCGAAGCTCCCCTTCTCCCCTGGGAGCCTCCCCACACCCGCAGGCTGCAGCCGGGTGCCCCAGAGCTCCCCTTCTCCCCCGGGAGCCTCCCCACACCCGCAGGCTGCAGCCGGGTGCCCCGAAGCCCCCCTTCTCCCCCGGGAGCCTCCCCACACCCGCAGGCTGCAGCCGGGTGCCCCGAAGCCCCCCTTCTCCACCAGGAGCCTCCCCACACCCGCAGGCTGCTGCTGGGCACCCCGAAGCTCCCCTTCTCCCCCGGGAGCCTCCCCACACCCGCAGGCTGCAGCTGGGTGCCCCAGAGCTCCCCTTCTCCCCCGGGAGCCTCCCCACACCCGCAGGCTGCAGCCGGGTGCCCCGAAGCTCCCCTTCTCCCCCGGGAGCCTCCCCACACCCGCAGGCTGCAGCCGGGTGCCCCGAAGCTCCCCTTCTCCCCCGGGAGCCTCCCCACACCCGCAGGCTGCAGCCGGGTGCCCCGAAGCTCCCCTTCTCCACCAGGAGCCTCCCCACACTCACAGGCTGCAGCCGGGTGCCCCGAAGCTCCCCTTCTCCCCCGGGAGCCTCCCCACACCCGCAGGCTGCTGCTGGGTGCCCCAGAGCTCCCCTTCTCCCCCGGGAGCCTCCCCACACCCGCAGGCTGCTGCCGGGCGCCCCGAAGCTCCCCTTCTCCCCCGGGAGCCTCCCCACACCCGCAGGCTGCAGCCGGGTGCCCCGAAGCTCCCCTTCTCCACCAGGAGCCTCCCCACACCCGCAGGCTGCTGCTGGGCACCCCGAAGCTCCCCTTCTCCCCCGGGAGCCTCCCCACACCCGCAGGCTGCAGCCGGGTGCCCCAGAGCCCCCCTTCTCCCCCGGGAGCCTCCCCACACCCGCAGGCTGCTGCCGGGCGCCCCGAAGCTCCCCTTCTCCCCCGGGAGCCTCCCCACACCCGCAGGCTGCAGCCGGGTGCCCCGAAGCCCCCCTTCTCCCCCGGGAGCCTCCCCACACCCGCAGGCTGCTGCTGGGTGCCCCAGAGCTCCCCTTCTCCACCAGGAGCCTCCCCGCTCCCTCCCTGCTGGAGCAAGCTCTGAACAAATGGTACTGCTCTCCCGCCCGGCCTTTGTCTTCCTCTGGCGTGACGGTCCTGCCAGGCAGTGGGCTGTGTCTCCTGTTGTCCTGGGCCCCAGCCTGCAGCCAGGGGCAGCCCGGGGCCCCCCTGCCCCGCCCGCTCAGGGTGCTGGCCTTGTGA